Proteins encoded together in one Peribacillus asahii window:
- a CDS encoding MBL fold metallo-hydrolase, translating to MVNWENNIAKIALPTPFAVGDVNVYVVKGDALTLIDTGLKTKESKEALDYKLGELKLKVEDIEQIVLTHHHPDHAGALDLFAQDVPLYGHKNNQRWLDGSDEFLHMCNQFFLEYADLLGIEEELKGKLTYSKKERAFYNGRKLAAFLTEGDEIPGLPNWRTIETLGHAQSHISLYRESDAVLIGGDHVIAKISPNPIIEPPLSPGEERPKPLLQYNESLRKILNFPISKVYSGHGEEVEGVEEWAQFRMNRQHERAMQVKKMLEEKPLTGFEICKRLFPKVYRKETDLTMWETIGQLDYLEDLGEIKSEIQSGLTLFSIA from the coding sequence ATGGTGAACTGGGAGAATAATATCGCAAAGATTGCATTGCCAACACCGTTTGCGGTTGGTGACGTAAATGTATATGTTGTAAAAGGAGATGCTTTAACTTTAATTGATACAGGTCTTAAAACGAAGGAGTCAAAAGAAGCGCTCGATTATAAATTAGGTGAATTAAAGTTGAAAGTAGAAGACATTGAACAAATCGTTTTAACGCATCATCATCCTGATCATGCTGGTGCACTTGATTTATTTGCCCAAGATGTGCCTTTGTATGGCCATAAAAATAATCAGCGCTGGCTTGATGGGAGCGATGAGTTTTTACATATGTGTAATCAATTTTTTCTTGAATATGCAGATTTACTGGGAATTGAAGAAGAGTTAAAAGGGAAACTAACTTACTCTAAAAAAGAGAGAGCATTTTATAATGGAAGAAAGCTTGCTGCTTTTTTAACAGAAGGCGATGAAATACCGGGTTTACCTAATTGGAGAACGATTGAGACGTTAGGTCATGCACAAAGTCATATATCATTGTATCGAGAAAGTGATGCCGTATTAATCGGCGGTGACCATGTAATTGCTAAAATATCACCCAATCCGATTATAGAGCCTCCACTTTCCCCTGGTGAAGAACGTCCAAAACCATTGCTTCAATATAATGAATCGCTAAGGAAAATACTGAATTTTCCAATTTCGAAAGTGTATTCAGGGCACGGAGAGGAAGTTGAAGGTGTAGAAGAATGGGCTCAATTTCGTATGAACCGCCAGCATGAGCGTGCGATGCAGGTGAAAAAAATGCTGGAAGAAAAGCCGTTAACTGGATTTGAAATTTGTAAGCGTCTATTTCCGAAAGTGTACCGCAAAGAAACTGATTTGACGATGTGGGAGACGATTGGTCAATTAGATTATTTAGAAGACTTAGGGGAGATTAAAAGTGAAATCCAATCGGGTTTAACACTTTTCTCTATTGCGTAA
- a CDS encoding Ger(x)C family spore germination protein translates to MKRIIKKGLVLMICLLFLSGCWDQKNIQDIHYVTTFGVDYKDGKYIVYVQLIDFAGVAKQEVKPTTPSRSYIGHNSGKTITEAINNLYKTAQQRLFLGHVHTFILTENALKQDINDIIDAAFRNNFIRYSSNFFVTKKPLDELLKITGFFNLSPMYSELHFPDEVYRNRSFIRPITIQEFIAEYREAAVTAIVPSIAWNAKDWKDNSKKKLKTFTIDGAYTLFYNKSKPWYSEEELAGVRWMTKDTTRTPVDIQTKDGFAYFSMAHPKTKIKPIIEGNQAKFIIHCSVSGRILGLTSHKSIKALEKSLKSSIAQDIRKTFEAGLRNNADPLNLGGTLYRKELRFWQAHHFNEPNDYLHRDALQAIHIDVKLANTGILKAKPFKDKEILGK, encoded by the coding sequence ATGAAAAGGATTATAAAAAAAGGCTTGGTACTCATGATTTGTCTGCTATTCTTATCTGGTTGCTGGGATCAAAAAAACATACAGGACATACACTATGTCACAACTTTCGGGGTTGATTATAAAGACGGAAAGTATATTGTATATGTCCAACTAATTGATTTCGCTGGAGTAGCCAAACAAGAAGTAAAGCCAACTACTCCTTCAAGATCCTATATAGGTCATAATAGTGGAAAAACGATTACAGAAGCGATTAATAACTTATACAAAACAGCACAGCAACGTTTATTTCTTGGACACGTTCATACGTTTATCCTGACAGAAAATGCCTTAAAGCAAGATATTAATGACATTATTGACGCTGCTTTTCGTAATAACTTTATCCGTTATTCAAGCAATTTTTTTGTTACGAAAAAGCCACTAGATGAGCTCCTTAAGATTACTGGCTTTTTCAATTTATCTCCTATGTATTCTGAGCTTCATTTTCCTGATGAAGTATATAGAAACCGCTCTTTCATCAGGCCCATTACGATTCAAGAATTTATTGCCGAATATCGAGAAGCAGCAGTAACAGCCATAGTCCCGTCCATTGCATGGAATGCAAAAGATTGGAAGGATAATAGTAAGAAGAAACTAAAAACATTCACCATTGATGGTGCCTATACCTTATTCTACAATAAATCCAAACCATGGTATTCAGAAGAAGAATTGGCAGGTGTTCGCTGGATGACAAAAGATACAACGAGAACGCCTGTTGACATCCAAACAAAAGATGGATTTGCCTATTTTTCCATGGCACATCCAAAGACGAAGATTAAACCAATCATAGAAGGAAATCAAGCAAAGTTTATCATTCATTGTTCTGTATCAGGACGTATTCTAGGACTTACATCTCATAAGAGTATAAAGGCTCTAGAGAAATCACTAAAATCTTCAATCGCCCAAGACATCCGAAAAACATTTGAAGCAGGCTTAAGAAACAACGCTGACCCGCTTAATTTAGGTGGAACGCTCTATCGAAAAGAGCTCAGATTTTGGCAAGCTCATCACTTTAATGAGCCAAATGATTATTTACACAGAGATGCCCTTCAAGCCATTCATATAGATGTTAAGCTTGCCAACACAGGCATATTAAAAGCAAAACCATTTAAAGATAAAGAGATTCTCGGAAAATAA
- a CDS encoding ABC transporter permease, which translates to MFTAVFNSFESGMIYAIMALGVYLTFRILDFPDLTVEGSFVTGASVAAIMIVNGYSPIIATLAALGAGFLAGILTGLLHTKGKVNPLLSGILVMIALYSINLRIMGTSNIPLLSQTTLLTNIQDAWAKTGMDDVLNGLLTAIGLGDSLPKTWSILLMMLFITVLIQVGMSVFLKTEIGLAIRATGDNEAMVKSFSAHTGNMKVLGLAISNALVAFSGALIAQYNGFSDIGMGIGMIVIGLASVIIGEAIFGAKTIVRATLAVIGGSLIYHFVVTLALRVDFLQTGDVKLITALIVIGALLLPLITEGRKVKARKKKRLMELQLDHKSLEEGK; encoded by the coding sequence ATGTTTACAGCCGTATTCAATTCATTTGAATCTGGAATGATTTACGCCATTATGGCACTTGGTGTTTATTTAACGTTTAGGATTCTTGATTTTCCTGATTTGACAGTAGAAGGAAGCTTCGTTACGGGTGCTTCCGTAGCAGCGATTATGATTGTAAATGGTTATTCGCCGATTATTGCCACATTAGCAGCATTAGGAGCTGGTTTTCTTGCAGGTATATTAACGGGCTTGCTGCATACAAAAGGGAAAGTAAATCCTCTTTTATCGGGAATCTTAGTCATGATTGCTCTTTATTCAATTAACTTACGAATTATGGGTACTTCGAATATTCCGTTGCTTTCGCAAACGACTTTATTAACGAATATTCAAGATGCGTGGGCAAAAACAGGAATGGATGATGTATTAAATGGCTTATTAACGGCAATTGGTTTAGGAGACAGTTTACCAAAAACATGGTCTATTTTACTGATGATGTTATTCATTACGGTTCTTATCCAAGTAGGGATGTCTGTCTTTTTAAAAACAGAAATTGGTTTAGCTATTCGTGCAACCGGTGACAATGAAGCGATGGTAAAAAGTTTCTCCGCCCATACGGGGAATATGAAAGTACTTGGCTTAGCAATTAGTAATGCACTTGTTGCATTTTCAGGCGCTCTTATTGCTCAATATAATGGCTTTAGTGATATTGGAATGGGAATAGGGATGATTGTTATTGGTCTTGCCTCTGTTATTATCGGTGAAGCAATCTTCGGTGCGAAAACGATTGTCAGAGCAACGCTTGCTGTAATTGGTGGTTCACTTATTTATCACTTTGTTGTTACACTAGCGCTTCGTGTAGATTTCTTACAAACAGGGGATGTAAAATTAATTACCGCTCTTATTGTAATTGGGGCACTTCTGTTACCTCTTATTACGGAAGGTCGGAAAGTAAAAGCACGAAAGAAAAAACGTCTGATGGAATTGCAACTTGATCATAAATCATTGGAGGAGGGGAAATAA
- the proC gene encoding pyrroline-5-carboxylate reductase — translation MKKITFIGAGSMAEAIISGLVAQQVVDPKNINVTNKSNEARLASLNEKYGVTGTRNIQEAMKEADVVLLAVKPKDMLATMQSIQPYITTEMMLVSVAAGVHTASLEGIAAKEVAVIRAMPNTSATVGQSATAISTNAYTSAEQRQTAITLFETIGSVVVVEEEQLDAVTGLSGSGPAYLYYLVEAMEKSAQDLGLDADTAKQLIIQTMLGAAQMLKHSTKSPATLRKEVTSPGGTTEAGLKVLQNYEVDQAFIACIEEATAQSKRMGKQISDKLAQYAVPR, via the coding sequence ATGAAGAAAATAACCTTTATTGGGGCAGGTTCTATGGCTGAGGCTATTATTTCAGGATTAGTAGCCCAACAAGTGGTAGATCCTAAAAATATTAACGTAACAAACAAATCAAATGAAGCTAGATTAGCATCCTTAAACGAAAAATATGGTGTAACAGGGACACGGAATATACAAGAAGCTATGAAAGAAGCCGACGTTGTTTTACTAGCTGTAAAGCCAAAAGATATGTTAGCTACCATGCAATCCATTCAACCATATATTACAACTGAGATGATGCTCGTCTCTGTTGCAGCAGGTGTTCATACCGCAAGCCTTGAGGGAATTGCGGCAAAAGAGGTAGCCGTTATTCGCGCGATGCCTAATACGTCCGCAACGGTCGGGCAATCAGCCACAGCGATTAGTACAAATGCGTACACATCGGCGGAACAACGTCAAACAGCGATTACGCTTTTTGAAACGATCGGCTCTGTCGTCGTTGTTGAAGAAGAGCAGCTAGACGCTGTAACAGGTCTATCCGGCAGCGGCCCTGCTTACCTATATTATCTTGTTGAAGCAATGGAAAAGTCAGCACAAGATCTCGGCCTTGATGCCGATACTGCTAAACAATTAATCATTCAAACAATGCTAGGTGCTGCCCAAATGCTTAAGCATTCCACAAAATCACCAGCTACTTTAAGAAAAGAAGTGACGTCTCCAGGCGGAACGACCGAAGCAGGATTAAAAGTACTACAAAATTATGAAGTCGATCAAGCTTTTATCGCGTGTATTGAGGAAGCAACTGCACAATCCAAACGAATGGGGAAACAAATTAGTGACAAGCTTGCACAATATGCTGTTCCCCGCTAA
- a CDS encoding ABC transporter ATP-binding protein, whose product MLHLNGIYKVFNEGTPDEKLALQNLQLQLKKGEFVTVIGSNGAGKSTLMNMVSGKILPDTGEVLIDGQKVSGVEEHQRAKLIGRVFQDPMAGTAPHMTIEENMAIAYGRTNGRGLRFGVTNKRKAFFKESLETLHLGLENRMTAKVGLLSGGERQALSLLMATFTNPKILLLDEHTAALDPSRAELVTQLTKEIVEQSKLTTLMVTHNMQQAIDLGDSLIMMDKGQIIFEARGEEKQALTVEKLLNEFQRIKGEKMNNDRAVLA is encoded by the coding sequence ATGCTTCATCTGAATGGAATTTATAAGGTATTTAATGAAGGAACACCAGATGAGAAGCTCGCTCTGCAAAACCTTCAACTTCAATTAAAAAAAGGTGAATTTGTTACGGTGATCGGCAGTAATGGTGCAGGAAAATCGACGTTAATGAACATGGTATCTGGAAAGATTCTTCCGGATACAGGGGAAGTTCTTATTGATGGTCAAAAGGTATCTGGAGTAGAAGAACACCAGCGAGCCAAACTCATTGGCCGTGTATTCCAAGATCCGATGGCCGGAACAGCTCCGCATATGACGATTGAAGAGAATATGGCCATTGCATATGGTCGAACAAATGGCCGCGGTTTACGTTTTGGCGTAACGAATAAACGAAAAGCATTTTTTAAAGAAAGTTTAGAAACGCTTCATTTAGGTTTAGAAAATCGAATGACAGCGAAGGTTGGTTTATTATCCGGCGGGGAGCGTCAAGCGCTATCGCTCCTTATGGCGACCTTTACTAACCCGAAAATTTTGCTTCTAGACGAACATACAGCAGCGCTTGATCCTTCTCGTGCAGAACTTGTAACACAATTGACTAAGGAAATTGTTGAACAAAGCAAATTGACAACATTAATGGTCACACACAATATGCAGCAAGCAATTGATTTAGGTGACTCCTTAATCATGATGGACAAAGGACAAATTATTTTTGAAGCAAGAGGAGAAGAGAAACAGGCGTTAACTGTTGAAAAATTATTGAATGAATTCCAACGTATTAAAGGTGAAAAAATGAATAATGACCGAGCAGTTTTAGCCTAA
- a CDS encoding MerR family transcriptional regulator has protein sequence MNTNEVSKLLGVSPKTVLRWITQLSLEIERTPLKHYRFSEEDVALLQQVQEQLKNGTPLQNMKIHEKKVRKAKAANKPSKDESKMYDKLVERIEHLERKLSTKADDVVSYQILQHRNEIEELQSVVCELTQQIETLQTKLEVASQADCFLAFDEAASTEKSKKKPFFSTLFRSSKKEAQTN, from the coding sequence ATGAATACAAATGAAGTGTCCAAATTATTAGGTGTTTCTCCTAAAACCGTTCTTCGTTGGATCACACAATTAAGCCTAGAGATTGAAAGAACTCCCCTTAAGCATTATCGATTTTCAGAAGAAGATGTAGCTTTACTCCAGCAGGTTCAGGAACAACTGAAAAATGGTACCCCTCTGCAAAACATGAAAATTCATGAAAAAAAAGTACGGAAGGCAAAAGCAGCAAACAAACCATCTAAAGATGAAAGTAAGATGTATGACAAGCTAGTAGAGAGAATTGAACATCTTGAACGGAAATTATCAACAAAAGCAGATGATGTCGTTTCATACCAAATCTTACAACACCGAAACGAAATTGAAGAGTTACAAAGCGTTGTTTGCGAGCTAACTCAACAAATCGAAACGCTCCAAACCAAACTAGAAGTAGCCTCACAAGCCGACTGCTTCCTTGCCTTCGACGAAGCAGCTTCAACAGAAAAATCAAAGAAAAAGCCATTTTTCAGCACTCTTTTTCGCTCCTCCAAAAAAGAAGCACAAACAAACTAA
- a CDS encoding sensor histidine kinase, with amino-acid sequence MFNLVSLMLEKVGIIVIVAFLLSQMKSFRHIVHGERNVIERIWLIVLFGTFGVISNYTGIEIHHDTIHKVDWITEINPDNAIANTRVMGVVIGGLIGGPIVGIGAGVLAGVHRLTLGGFTAVACAISTLLAGVAAGYYGKKRRKSRKKITPLYAVKIGMILEAVQMLIIVIVAKPFEQAAKLVEIISIPMILVNGFGTLLFMLIIQSMMRDEERARANQTNQAFHIADQTLPYFRQGLNPSSCQQISEIMLQLTDADAVAITDDRQILSHVGAGADHHILNMELATGLTKEVLESGRVAIAQVKEEIYCFQKDCPLQAAIVLPLKVQNKTVGTLKMYFTDPAKLDQVHKELAEGLANLFSTQLELAEAEQQTKLLKDAEIKVLQAQIHPHFLFNSINTISVLCRTDVEKARKLLIELSSFFRSNLQGARQMMIPLEKEIEHVKAYLSLEQARFPDVYHLSLHIEPGLNQVLIPPFTLQPLVENAINHAFIRKNHNKGTILIDISSQNEMIHIIVQDNGKGIEEERRRELGHRTVSSKKGTGTALFNIHERLMGIYNGQAQLTIQSELNVGTKIIISIPLHSKGVFEQHVTSIHSR; translated from the coding sequence ATGTTCAATTTAGTATCATTAATGTTAGAAAAAGTAGGAATCATTGTCATTGTGGCTTTTTTACTTTCACAAATGAAGTCCTTTCGCCATATTGTTCACGGCGAACGCAACGTAATAGAGCGAATATGGCTCATTGTTCTTTTTGGAACATTTGGAGTGATTAGTAATTATACAGGGATAGAAATTCATCACGATACAATTCACAAAGTAGATTGGATTACGGAGATTAATCCCGATAATGCGATTGCCAATACGAGAGTAATGGGAGTAGTCATTGGCGGCCTAATAGGTGGCCCAATAGTCGGAATTGGTGCTGGTGTGCTTGCAGGAGTTCACCGTTTAACATTAGGAGGTTTTACCGCTGTTGCTTGTGCAATCTCTACCCTTTTAGCTGGAGTTGCAGCTGGGTATTACGGGAAGAAACGACGGAAGAGCAGGAAAAAAATCACTCCCCTCTATGCCGTCAAAATTGGCATGATTTTAGAAGCTGTACAAATGCTCATTATTGTAATCGTCGCCAAACCATTTGAACAAGCAGCAAAACTAGTTGAAATAATTAGTATACCAATGATTCTTGTTAATGGTTTTGGAACATTGCTTTTTATGCTCATTATTCAATCAATGATGAGGGATGAAGAACGAGCACGCGCTAATCAAACAAATCAAGCCTTTCATATTGCCGATCAAACATTACCTTATTTTCGCCAAGGACTCAATCCAAGTTCCTGTCAACAAATTTCAGAGATTATGTTGCAACTGACTGATGCAGATGCTGTAGCGATTACAGATGACCGTCAAATTTTATCTCATGTTGGCGCAGGCGCTGATCATCATATTCTAAACATGGAGCTTGCTACAGGATTGACGAAAGAAGTATTGGAAAGCGGAAGGGTTGCTATTGCACAAGTAAAAGAAGAAATTTATTGTTTTCAAAAGGATTGCCCCTTGCAGGCAGCAATTGTTCTACCTTTAAAAGTACAAAATAAAACCGTAGGTACTTTAAAAATGTACTTTACCGACCCTGCTAAATTAGATCAAGTACACAAAGAATTAGCAGAAGGTCTTGCTAACTTATTTTCTACCCAACTAGAACTGGCAGAGGCCGAACAGCAAACAAAATTATTAAAAGACGCAGAAATTAAAGTATTGCAAGCGCAAATACATCCACATTTTTTGTTTAATAGCATTAACACCATTTCAGTACTATGCCGAACAGATGTAGAAAAAGCAAGAAAGCTATTAATTGAGCTTAGTTCATTCTTTCGCAGTAATTTACAAGGAGCTAGGCAAATGATGATTCCATTAGAAAAGGAAATCGAACATGTAAAAGCCTATTTATCGTTAGAGCAAGCCAGATTTCCGGATGTTTATCACCTCTCTCTCCATATAGAGCCAGGGCTTAATCAAGTGTTAATTCCACCATTTACTTTACAGCCCTTAGTTGAAAATGCAATTAACCATGCTTTTATTCGAAAAAATCATAATAAAGGAACTATCTTAATAGATATTTCTTCACAAAACGAAATGATACACATTATCGTCCAAGATAATGGAAAAGGAATCGAAGAAGAAAGAAGAAGAGAACTTGGTCACCGAACCGTCAGCTCTAAAAAGGGAACGGGTACAGCTTTATTTAATATTCACGAACGTTTAATGGGTATTTATAACGGGCAAGCACAATTAACTATTCAGAGTGAACTAAATGTAGGTACGAAAATTATTATTTCTATTCCTCTTCATAGTAAAGGAGTTTTTGAACAACATGTTACGAGCATACATAGTAGATGA
- a CDS encoding ABC transporter substrate-binding protein: MKKKLYSAAAITLVTSALLAGCGSDSSSEDTKKEDNGEKTYQVGVTQIVQHASLDEATKGFQDALKESDLNVEFDVQNAQNDQSNNQTIAKNLVSDKVDLIFANSTPSALGAKNATSDIPIVFTSVTDPIEAELVTSLEKPGANVTGTTDSHPDAIANTVKFIAEELGAKTIGTVYNAGEKNSIVQVENMKAEAKKLGVKVSEASVSTSADVKKAAESLIGKVDAFYIVTDNTVVSALESVVGVSNDKDIPLFVGELDSVERGGFAAYGFSYYDIGFEAGEKAVEILKDGKKPGDIPVSYPQNLKLVINETAAKEMGVEIKDEWKKEAELVK; the protein is encoded by the coding sequence ATGAAGAAGAAATTATACTCAGCTGCAGCAATTACACTTGTAACAAGTGCGTTATTAGCTGGCTGTGGCAGCGATTCAAGCAGTGAAGATACAAAGAAAGAGGATAACGGTGAAAAAACTTATCAAGTTGGGGTTACACAAATTGTGCAGCATGCCTCTTTAGACGAGGCGACGAAAGGATTCCAAGATGCTTTAAAAGAAAGTGACCTTAATGTAGAGTTTGATGTTCAAAACGCACAAAATGATCAAAGTAATAATCAAACCATTGCGAAAAATTTAGTAAGTGATAAAGTGGATTTAATTTTTGCGAACTCGACTCCAAGTGCATTAGGTGCTAAAAATGCAACAAGTGATATTCCAATTGTGTTTACATCCGTAACAGATCCAATTGAAGCAGAACTTGTGACATCTTTAGAAAAGCCAGGTGCTAATGTAACAGGTACAACAGATTCTCATCCAGATGCAATCGCAAACACGGTGAAATTTATTGCGGAAGAACTTGGTGCTAAAACAATTGGAACAGTGTATAACGCTGGAGAGAAAAACTCAATTGTACAAGTAGAAAATATGAAGGCGGAAGCGAAAAAATTAGGAGTTAAAGTGTCAGAAGCTTCTGTTTCTACGTCTGCAGATGTAAAAAAAGCAGCAGAATCTTTAATTGGGAAAGTGGATGCATTCTATATTGTGACAGATAACACAGTTGTTTCAGCATTAGAATCGGTTGTAGGTGTATCAAACGATAAGGATATTCCATTATTCGTAGGAGAGTTAGATTCAGTAGAACGCGGAGGATTTGCTGCTTACGGTTTCAGCTATTATGATATCGGTTTTGAAGCTGGAGAAAAAGCGGTGGAAATTTTGAAAGATGGTAAAAAACCAGGAGACATTCCAGTTAGCTATCCACAAAATTTAAAACTCGTAATCAATGAAACAGCTGCCAAAGAAATGGGCGTTGAAATTAAAGATGAGTGGAAGAAAGAAGCAGAGCTAGTAAAGTAA
- a CDS encoding DUF3221 domain-containing protein, protein MKRKLINLLCLFVIIGLVGCHPSDTQKERIEKGDTGFITDLDDKRVLIKSTYYKMTKETLIQDLKGRELSYEDLEIGMKVKPWYIGEIKESFPAKTKAKFLLVLTDTQSIAEQEAVTKAINHVTEAASQRFMVLHVLYEVKEKVYSIEMMNRSNTDTSFTVMVDERKNEVLY, encoded by the coding sequence TTGAAGCGAAAGCTGATAAATTTATTATGTTTGTTTGTGATAATCGGGTTAGTCGGTTGTCACCCTTCTGATACTCAGAAAGAGCGGATTGAAAAAGGGGACACAGGGTTTATTACCGACCTTGATGACAAACGGGTTTTAATTAAAAGTACCTATTATAAGATGACGAAGGAGACCCTTATTCAAGATTTGAAGGGCAGAGAGCTCTCCTATGAGGATTTAGAAATTGGAATGAAAGTAAAGCCATGGTATATAGGAGAGATTAAAGAATCGTTCCCGGCGAAAACGAAGGCAAAGTTCCTTCTTGTGCTGACCGACACCCAAAGCATAGCTGAACAAGAGGCCGTCACGAAAGCGATTAATCACGTGACAGAAGCTGCAAGTCAACGATTTATGGTTCTGCATGTACTCTATGAGGTGAAGGAAAAAGTTTATAGCATTGAGATGATGAATCGTTCTAATACAGACACAAGTTTTACGGTTATGGTAGATGAGCGTAAGAATGAAGTTCTGTATTAA
- a CDS encoding SDR family NAD(P)-dependent oxidoreductase: MTRLRGKIVVITGASGGLGKEIAIQAAKQGASIVLLARSMDKLVALRKTLIDTFGVSVFAFELDVANSNEVQAVFERIVNEVGEVDILVNNAGYGIFKEAAETDIDEAKAMFDVNVLGLMACTNNVLSSMKRRKAGHIINIASQAGKMATPKSSLYSATKFAVLGYSNALRMEVKEEGISVTTVNPGPIETSFFETADESGNYVKNIQKFMLKPEAVAQKIVESMLTNKREINLPGWMNVASKLYYLFPATAELVGKRAFFKK; encoded by the coding sequence ATGACAAGATTAAGAGGAAAAATTGTTGTTATTACAGGAGCTTCTGGCGGGTTAGGAAAAGAGATTGCAATTCAAGCAGCTAAACAAGGAGCCAGTATTGTACTGCTTGCAAGAAGTATGGATAAATTAGTAGCATTGCGTAAGACACTTATTGATACGTTCGGTGTTTCTGTATTTGCATTTGAACTTGATGTCGCGAATTCGAATGAGGTGCAAGCCGTTTTTGAACGAATTGTGAACGAGGTTGGGGAAGTTGATATTTTAGTGAATAATGCGGGGTACGGCATTTTTAAAGAAGCTGCTGAAACCGATATAGATGAAGCTAAAGCGATGTTTGATGTCAATGTACTCGGTTTAATGGCTTGTACAAATAACGTACTTTCTTCGATGAAACGTCGGAAAGCAGGGCATATTATTAATATTGCGTCCCAGGCCGGTAAAATGGCTACACCTAAATCATCGCTCTATTCGGCAACTAAATTTGCTGTACTAGGTTACTCAAATGCGCTGCGAATGGAAGTAAAAGAAGAGGGGATTTCTGTTACAACCGTGAATCCTGGCCCTATTGAGACAAGCTTTTTTGAAACGGCTGACGAATCGGGTAACTATGTCAAAAACATTCAAAAATTTATGTTAAAGCCGGAAGCGGTTGCTCAAAAAATTGTTGAATCCATGTTGACGAATAAACGAGAAATCAACTTACCGGGTTGGATGAATGTGGCGAGTAAGTTGTATTATTTATTTCCTGCAACAGCTGAACTAGTTGGGAAACGAGCTTTTTTCAAGAAATAA
- the namA gene encoding NADPH dehydrogenase NamA — MNAKLFSTYTIKGVTFKNRIVMAPMCMYSSQEDGHVKNWHVTHYTSRAVGGVGLIILEATAVDPQGRISVNDLGIWNDEQLPGLSQLVSMMKEQGAKTGIQLAHAGRKATVPGNIYAPSPIAFNETYKQPQEMTQADIEKTILSFQQAAARAKKAGFDVIELHAAHGYLLNEFLSPLSNKRNDEYGGSSENRYKIVKEVIAAVKQVWEGPLFVRISAHDYQEGGMTAEQYIEISKWMKEDGVDLMDVSSGAVVPASIPVYPGYQVPFSETIKSGASIATGAVGLITTGIQAEEILQNERANLIFIGRELLRDPYWPRNAAKELRYEIEAPTPYKRGW, encoded by the coding sequence ATGAATGCTAAGCTTTTTTCTACTTATACTATCAAAGGTGTAACTTTTAAAAATCGAATTGTTATGGCACCGATGTGTATGTATTCTAGTCAGGAAGATGGCCACGTTAAAAACTGGCATGTAACGCATTATACAAGCCGAGCAGTTGGCGGTGTAGGTTTAATTATTCTAGAAGCAACAGCGGTTGATCCTCAAGGTCGGATTTCCGTTAATGACTTAGGCATTTGGAATGATGAACAGCTACCAGGACTGTCACAGCTCGTATCAATGATGAAAGAGCAAGGAGCAAAAACAGGCATTCAACTCGCTCACGCAGGTCGAAAAGCAACAGTACCAGGCAACATCTACGCACCGTCACCCATTGCTTTTAATGAGACTTATAAACAGCCCCAAGAAATGACACAAGCTGATATTGAAAAAACAATCCTCTCCTTTCAACAAGCAGCAGCACGAGCAAAAAAAGCAGGATTTGATGTCATTGAACTACATGCCGCTCATGGTTACTTACTAAATGAATTTCTCTCACCGCTAAGCAACAAACGAAATGATGAATACGGCGGCTCTAGTGAAAATCGTTATAAAATCGTGAAAGAAGTCATCGCTGCAGTAAAGCAAGTATGGGAAGGTCCACTATTTGTACGTATTTCTGCTCATGATTATCAAGAAGGCGGCATGACAGCAGAGCAGTATATCGAAATAAGTAAATGGATGAAGGAAGATGGAGTCGACTTAATGGATGTAAGTTCTGGAGCTGTTGTGCCCGCTTCTATTCCTGTCTATCCAGGCTACCAAGTACCGTTCAGTGAAACGATCAAATCCGGAGCCTCTATTGCTACAGGAGCAGTTGGGTTAATTACAACTGGCATCCAAGCGGAAGAAATTTTACAAAATGAGCGCGCCAATCTTATTTTTATCGGTCGTGAACTGTTACGCGACCCTTATTGGCCAAGAAACGCGGCAAAAGAACTTCGCTATGAAATAGAAGCACCTACGCCATACAAGCGCGGCTGGTAA